One Streptomyces sp. NBC_01217 genomic region harbors:
- a CDS encoding pyridoxal phosphate-dependent decarboxylase family protein gives MPTPPLAGSTTGPAALRPLIDTVLTALQDGAHRRDGPLPAGGPDAVTPRMRTATHPVIPDHGTGPHDALRTLVTALAEGAADPAHPLCAAHLHTPPLALAAAADLAACALNPSMDSWDQAPAASALEADITAALATEVYPHQPSPDALVTTGGTEANQLALLLARERHGPVQTICAANAHHSITRAAWLLGLPEPVVIPAPAGVMDLAALDEALTELHRPLFVTATAGTTDTGQIDPLADIAELCATHGAELHIDAAYGGPLLFSPTHRGKVHGLDRAQSVTLDLHKLGWQPASAGILAVPDRSHLDVLHHRASYLNADDDTEAGLPDLLGRSLRTTRRPDALKIAVTLKALGRTGLADLVDRTVATAHHLADLIVKTPALDLYDRPTISTVLFRPTDADDHTVATIRRTLLTRGHAVLGRAHADDRLWLKATLLNPHTTPEDLRTLLDLVNHLAHDLAEGSTPR, from the coding sequence ATGCCCACCCCGCCCCTCGCCGGATCGACCACGGGCCCCGCCGCCCTGCGCCCCCTCATCGACACCGTCCTCACCGCACTCCAGGACGGCGCCCACCGGCGCGACGGCCCCCTCCCCGCGGGCGGACCCGACGCCGTCACCCCCCGCATGCGCACCGCCACCCACCCCGTCATCCCCGACCACGGCACCGGCCCCCACGACGCCCTGCGCACCCTCGTCACCGCCCTCGCCGAAGGCGCCGCGGACCCCGCGCACCCGCTCTGCGCGGCCCATCTGCACACCCCGCCCCTCGCCCTCGCCGCCGCCGCGGACCTCGCCGCCTGCGCCCTCAACCCCTCCATGGACTCCTGGGACCAGGCCCCCGCGGCCTCCGCCCTCGAAGCCGACATCACCGCCGCACTCGCCACCGAGGTCTACCCCCACCAGCCCTCACCCGACGCACTCGTCACCACCGGCGGAACCGAAGCCAACCAGCTCGCCCTGCTGCTCGCCCGGGAACGCCACGGCCCCGTACAGACCATCTGCGCAGCCAACGCCCACCACAGCATCACCCGCGCGGCCTGGCTCCTCGGCCTCCCCGAACCCGTCGTCATCCCCGCCCCCGCAGGCGTCATGGACCTCGCCGCACTCGACGAAGCCCTCACCGAACTCCACCGCCCCCTGTTCGTCACCGCCACCGCGGGCACCACCGACACCGGGCAGATCGACCCGCTCGCCGACATCGCCGAGCTCTGCGCCACCCACGGCGCCGAACTCCACATCGACGCGGCCTACGGCGGCCCCCTCCTCTTCAGCCCCACCCACCGGGGCAAGGTCCACGGCCTCGACCGCGCCCAGAGCGTCACCCTCGACCTGCACAAACTCGGCTGGCAACCCGCATCCGCAGGCATCCTCGCCGTCCCCGACCGCAGCCACCTCGACGTACTCCACCACCGCGCCTCCTACCTCAACGCCGACGACGACACCGAAGCAGGCCTCCCCGACCTCCTCGGCCGCTCCCTGCGCACCACCCGCCGGCCCGACGCCCTCAAGATCGCCGTCACCCTCAAGGCCCTCGGCCGCACCGGACTCGCCGACCTCGTCGACCGCACCGTCGCCACCGCCCACCACCTCGCCGACCTCATCGTCAAGACCCCCGCCCTCGACCTCTACGACCGCCCCACCATCAGCACCGTCCTCTTCCGCCCCACCGACGCCGACGACCACACCGTCGCCACCATCCGCCGCACCCTCCTCACCCGCGGCCACGCCGTACTCGGCCGCGCCCACGCCGACGACCGCCTCTGGCTCAAAGCCACCCTCCTCAACCCCCACACCACCCCCGAAGACCTGCGCACACTCCTCGACCTCGTCAACCACCTCGCCCACGACCTCGCGGAAGGCAGCACCCCCCGATGA
- a CDS encoding lysine N(6)-hydroxylase/L-ornithine N(5)-oxygenase family protein, producing MTDLPTPETDQPHDLVGIGIGPFNLSLAALAHGTPGSPRPLAAAFYEQRPAFHWHPGLLIDGSSLQVPFLADLVTLADPASPWTFLSYLRSRERLFPFYFAERFHIQRAEYDAYCRWVSDQLPGLHFSHQVDAVRWNNERALFEVDFTQVDSDGEAEALGRAHARHIALGIGTEPYVPEPLRPLAEAESVPVIHSADYLQHRERLLDAEHITVIGSGQSGAEIFLDLLRARPAGREKLHWLARTQAFAPMEYSKLGLEHFTPDYSRYFHALPESVRDELVPHQWQLHKGIDADTIATIHDELYRRTLHGGWPDATLTPGVWVRTAGRVANTRVELHLEHTQQNTRSRLTTDAVVLATGYRERSLDRILTGLDPYMRRDASARPRIDDRFRLVLDPTVTGHVYVQNAERHTHGVGAPDLGLAAWRSATILNDLTGTNPYPLPSRTAFTTFGLTPQAHAVPTRNPDLIPLVQGN from the coding sequence ATGACCGACCTGCCCACCCCCGAGACCGACCAGCCACACGACCTCGTCGGCATCGGCATCGGCCCCTTCAACCTCTCCCTCGCCGCCCTCGCCCACGGCACCCCGGGCAGCCCCCGGCCCCTCGCCGCGGCCTTCTACGAACAGCGCCCCGCCTTCCACTGGCACCCCGGCCTCCTCATCGACGGCTCCAGCCTCCAGGTCCCCTTCCTCGCCGACCTCGTCACCCTCGCCGACCCCGCGAGCCCCTGGACCTTCCTCAGCTACCTGCGCAGCCGCGAGCGGCTCTTCCCCTTCTACTTCGCCGAGCGCTTCCACATCCAGCGCGCCGAATACGACGCCTACTGCCGCTGGGTCAGCGACCAGCTCCCCGGCCTCCACTTCAGCCACCAGGTCGACGCGGTGCGCTGGAACAACGAACGAGCCCTCTTCGAAGTCGACTTCACCCAGGTCGACAGCGACGGCGAAGCCGAAGCACTCGGCCGCGCCCACGCCCGCCACATCGCCCTCGGAATCGGCACCGAGCCCTACGTCCCCGAACCCCTCAGGCCACTCGCCGAAGCCGAATCCGTCCCCGTCATCCACTCAGCCGACTACCTCCAGCACCGGGAAAGACTCCTCGACGCCGAACACATCACCGTCATCGGATCGGGACAGTCCGGCGCCGAGATCTTCCTCGACCTCCTGCGCGCCCGCCCCGCTGGCCGCGAGAAGCTCCACTGGCTCGCCCGCACCCAGGCCTTCGCACCCATGGAGTACTCCAAACTCGGTCTGGAACACTTCACCCCCGACTACAGCCGCTACTTCCACGCCCTGCCCGAATCCGTACGCGACGAACTCGTCCCCCACCAGTGGCAGCTCCACAAAGGCATCGACGCCGACACCATCGCCACCATCCACGACGAGCTCTACCGCCGCACCCTCCACGGCGGCTGGCCCGACGCCACCCTCACCCCCGGCGTCTGGGTACGCACCGCCGGACGCGTCGCCAACACCCGCGTCGAACTCCACCTCGAACACACCCAGCAGAACACCCGCTCCCGCCTCACCACCGACGCAGTCGTCCTCGCCACCGGCTACCGCGAACGCTCCCTCGACCGCATCCTCACCGGACTCGACCCCTACATGCGCCGCGACGCCTCCGCGCGCCCCCGCATCGACGACCGCTTCCGCCTCGTCCTCGATCCCACAGTCACCGGCCACGTCTACGTACAGAACGCCGAACGCCACACCCACGGCGTCGGCGCCCCCGACCTCGGACTCGCCGCCTGGCGCAGCGCCACCATCCTCAACGACCTCACCGGCACCAACCCCTACCCCCTCCCCTCACGCACCGCCTTCACCACCTTCGGCCTCACCCCCCAGGCCCATGCCGTCCCCACCCGGAACCCCGACCTCATCCCCCTCGTCCAGGGCAACTGA